Proteins found in one Vallitalea guaymasensis genomic segment:
- the tdh gene encoding L-threonine 3-dehydrogenase has translation MNALVKKYPKEGLWLEEVPVPEMGKNDVMIKIEKTSICGTDVHIYNWDKWSSETVPTPMVIGHEYVGRIVGYGDNVKGFRIGELVSGEGHIVCGHCRNCLAGRRHLCINTSGVGVNRPGAFAEYLVIPATNVWLCDENIDRDVISCFDPLGNAVHTALSFDLVGEDVLITGAGPIGIMASAIAKKAGARYVVITDVNPYRLELAKKMGAITVDVSKSTIRDTMQQLGIKEGFDVGLEMSGNARAFNDMIDCMEHGGKIAMLGIQSKDTLIDWNKIVFNGINIKGIYGREMFETWYKMTSMIQSGLDISEVITHRYHYTDFQKGFDAMNSGKSGKVVLSWDK, from the coding sequence ATGAATGCTTTAGTTAAAAAATATCCTAAAGAGGGTCTTTGGCTAGAAGAGGTACCTGTTCCAGAAATGGGTAAAAATGACGTTATGATAAAAATAGAAAAAACATCTATCTGCGGTACTGATGTTCATATCTACAATTGGGATAAATGGTCAAGTGAAACTGTTCCTACCCCTATGGTTATTGGTCATGAATATGTTGGAAGAATAGTTGGTTATGGTGATAATGTTAAAGGATTCAGAATCGGAGAGTTAGTATCTGGTGAAGGTCACATTGTTTGTGGTCATTGTCGTAATTGTTTGGCTGGACGTAGGCATCTATGTATTAACACAAGTGGTGTAGGCGTTAATAGACCTGGTGCTTTTGCTGAATATCTTGTGATTCCGGCTACTAATGTGTGGTTGTGTGATGAAAATATTGATAGGGATGTTATTAGTTGTTTTGATCCCCTTGGAAACGCTGTACATACTGCATTATCTTTTGACCTTGTAGGTGAGGACGTACTTATTACTGGTGCTGGACCAATTGGTATTATGGCATCTGCAATAGCTAAGAAAGCAGGAGCTAGATATGTTGTAATTACTGATGTGAATCCTTATCGTCTTGAGCTTGCTAAGAAAATGGGAGCTATCACTGTGGATGTGAGTAAGTCTACTATTAGGGATACTATGCAGCAATTAGGTATAAAAGAAGGTTTTGATGTAGGTTTAGAGATGTCAGGTAATGCACGTGCTTTTAATGATATGATAGATTGTATGGAACATGGAGGCAAAATCGCAATGCTTGGTATTCAGTCAAAGGACACTTTAATTGACTGGAATAAAATAGTGTTCAATGGAATAAATATTAAAGGTATTTATGGACGAGAAATGTTTGAGACCTGGTATAAGATGACTTCTATGATTCAGTCGGGACTTGATATTAGTGAAGTGATAACTCATAGGTATCATTATACTGATTTCCAGAAAGGTTTTGATGCGATGAATTCGGGGAAATCGGGTAAGGTGGTACTTAGTTGGGATAAATAG
- the bioB gene encoding biotin synthase BioB, translating into MEEIKYKVINGYKLKKKEALEIYRTTDTEELCQIADEVRQFFMGNKIELCTIMNAKSGKCSEDCKYCAQSAHYSTGVSEYPLISKDEAIKRAEENVKYGVDQFSLVTSGKGISDQDFDNIIDIYKELKIKFPELNLCASHGIITYEQAVRLKEAGVGRYHHNLETSKRFYEKICTTHTYKDRVNTIINAKKAGLSVCSGGIIGLGETVFDRINMAFELRKLEITSVPINILCPVKGTPFGDKEVLEPETICRTVAMFRLILPKTNVRFAGGRIALGENQRQGFKSGISATMVGNYLTTIGNNIEEDIQMINELGYTTKK; encoded by the coding sequence GTGGAAGAGATTAAATATAAAGTAATTAACGGTTATAAATTAAAAAAGAAAGAAGCTCTTGAAATCTATAGAACAACAGATACCGAAGAACTATGTCAGATAGCTGATGAAGTAAGGCAATTTTTCATGGGTAATAAGATTGAGCTTTGTACAATCATGAATGCAAAATCAGGGAAATGCAGTGAAGACTGTAAATACTGTGCACAATCTGCTCATTATAGTACTGGTGTAAGCGAATATCCACTAATCAGTAAGGATGAGGCAATAAAAAGAGCTGAAGAAAATGTGAAATATGGAGTTGACCAATTCTCACTTGTTACAAGTGGAAAAGGAATATCAGACCAAGATTTTGATAATATCATTGACATATACAAAGAATTAAAAATCAAATTTCCAGAGCTTAATCTTTGTGCATCTCATGGGATAATTACCTATGAACAAGCAGTGAGATTAAAAGAAGCTGGAGTTGGTAGATACCATCATAATCTTGAAACCAGTAAACGTTTCTATGAAAAAATCTGTACAACCCATACATACAAAGATAGAGTTAACACAATCATCAATGCAAAAAAAGCTGGTCTATCTGTCTGTTCAGGTGGAATCATAGGATTGGGAGAAACCGTATTTGATAGGATCAATATGGCATTTGAACTAAGAAAACTTGAAATTACCTCAGTACCTATTAATATTCTATGTCCTGTAAAAGGAACGCCATTCGGGGATAAAGAAGTTCTAGAACCTGAAACAATATGTAGAACTGTTGCCATGTTCAGACTAATATTACCAAAAACTAATGTCAGATTCGCAGGTGGACGTATAGCACTTGGAGAAAATCAAAGACAAGGTTTCAAATCAGGTATCAGCGCTACTATGGTTGGTAATTATTTGACGACAATAGGTAATAACATTGAAGAAGATATTCAAATGATTAATGAATTAGGATATACCACAAAAAAATAG
- a CDS encoding sodium:solute symporter family transporter: MKVYWFFLVGYILMIMVVSAMSRKKVEGVSGYLLGGRRVPPWMSAFSYGTAYFSAVLFIGYAGKLGWNFGLSVLWIVVGNTVIGTYLAWEVLGKRTREMTQRLNVSTMPEFLGVRYKSKPLKIVSATIIFVFLMPYAASVYKGLGYLFEEIFGIPTYIILIIMMVLTALYLFAGGLVAATMVDFIQGCIMIVGVILMLFFVIKFPSVGGLSGAISNLKSINKELISPIGPPGVVPILSLVILTSLGSWGLPQMVHKFYTIKSEKSIKTAKWVSTAFALLITTGAYFTGSISRLIISECPTVNGMPVYDRIMPLVISETLPTVVAAIILVLVLSASMSTLASLVLASSSAISIDLLKTIKPDINGKTLMWVMKVLCVVFVALSYIVATSDSPILNLASLSWGAVSGCLLAPYLLGLYWKKATKQGVWVGMLTALSIVIYGVSKYGFGSSNIPTVGALAIVVPIITMSIVSLVTESYEDRHINYIFAKEVK, from the coding sequence ATGAAAGTTTATTGGTTTTTCTTGGTAGGGTACATACTAATGATTATGGTTGTAAGCGCCATGAGTAGAAAAAAGGTTGAGGGAGTTTCAGGTTATCTCCTTGGAGGAAGAAGAGTGCCGCCATGGATGTCAGCGTTTTCATATGGTACAGCTTATTTTTCAGCAGTATTATTTATTGGTTATGCAGGAAAATTAGGGTGGAACTTTGGACTATCGGTGCTTTGGATAGTAGTAGGGAATACAGTGATTGGTACATACTTGGCTTGGGAAGTTCTAGGAAAAAGAACTCGTGAAATGACTCAAAGGCTTAATGTATCTACTATGCCAGAATTCCTTGGAGTAAGATACAAGAGTAAGCCTCTAAAAATTGTATCAGCAACAATTATTTTCGTGTTTTTAATGCCTTACGCGGCTTCGGTATATAAAGGTTTGGGATATCTGTTTGAAGAGATTTTTGGAATACCTACTTATATTATATTAATTATAATGATGGTTCTAACAGCTCTATACTTATTTGCAGGAGGATTGGTTGCTGCAACTATGGTAGATTTTATACAAGGATGCATTATGATTGTTGGAGTTATATTGATGTTATTCTTTGTAATTAAATTTCCAAGTGTCGGAGGGTTGTCAGGTGCCATAAGTAACTTGAAATCCATTAATAAGGAATTGATATCTCCTATAGGACCACCAGGAGTTGTGCCTATTTTATCGTTAGTTATTCTGACTAGTCTAGGTAGTTGGGGATTGCCTCAAATGGTACATAAATTCTATACAATAAAAAGTGAAAAATCTATAAAGACAGCAAAATGGGTTTCTACTGCATTTGCACTTTTAATAACTACAGGTGCTTATTTCACAGGAAGTATAAGTAGACTTATCATTAGTGAATGTCCTACAGTAAATGGAATGCCTGTTTATGACAGGATTATGCCATTGGTAATAAGTGAGACCTTGCCAACGGTAGTTGCGGCGATAATACTTGTATTGGTTTTATCTGCATCTATGTCTACATTGGCTTCATTAGTCCTTGCATCAAGTTCTGCAATTTCAATAGATCTATTGAAGACAATTAAACCAGACATTAACGGAAAAACATTGATGTGGGTTATGAAGGTACTATGTGTTGTGTTTGTTGCACTATCATATATTGTAGCAACTTCTGATAGTCCTATACTGAACTTAGCTTCTTTATCTTGGGGAGCAGTTTCAGGGTGCTTATTAGCACCTTACCTACTTGGATTATATTGGAAAAAGGCTACTAAACAAGGAGTATGGGTTGGAATGTTAACTGCTCTTTCCATTGTAATATACGGTGTCAGTAAATATGGATTTGGAAGTTCTAATATACCCACAGTAGGTGCATTAGCTATTGTTGTTCCAATAATAACTATGAGTATAGTTAGTCTGGTTACTGAAAGTTATGAAGATAGACATATCAATTATATATTTGCTAAAGAGGTAAAATAA
- a CDS encoding phenylacetate--CoA ligase family protein, with protein sequence MIWSKEETLNREEIEKIQLDRLQETVKRIYDKVPYYKAKMDEAGMKPEDVKSLDDLSDLPFTVKDDLRNNYPFGLFTVPKKEIVRVHASSGTTGKPTVVGYTRKDLNTWTELIARIVTMAGADSTDVAQIAFGYGLFTGAFGLHYGLERIGAMVVPTSSGNTEKQIMLMKDFGTTLLVSTPSYALHIMEVAKKMGIDPVNELDVKLGLFGGEGSTEAMREQIQKGWGMFATENYGMSELIGPGVAGECEALKGLHINEDHFIPEIIDPSTGKVLPPGEKGELVITTVSKEALPLIRYRTKDITRLMYEKCDCGRTLVRMAKIEGRTDDMLIIRGVNVFPSQIEEVLLNTKEIGPHYEIIVNRKGYLDKIEINVELEDTSLLDSYGNLDKLQLTIRHNLKTVLGIDAKINLVEPYTLKRFEGKAKRVIDNRN encoded by the coding sequence ATGATTTGGTCGAAAGAAGAAACACTCAACAGGGAAGAAATAGAAAAAATTCAATTAGATAGATTACAGGAAACAGTTAAGAGAATCTACGATAAGGTTCCTTATTATAAGGCTAAGATGGATGAGGCAGGTATGAAACCAGAAGATGTCAAATCTCTTGATGACTTGTCTGACTTGCCATTCACTGTAAAAGATGACCTTAGGAATAACTATCCTTTCGGTCTATTTACTGTTCCCAAAAAAGAGATTGTCAGAGTTCACGCATCATCTGGAACAACTGGAAAACCAACTGTTGTTGGATATACCAGAAAAGACCTTAATACTTGGACTGAATTGATAGCAAGGATTGTAACAATGGCAGGAGCAGATTCTACTGATGTTGCACAGATTGCTTTTGGTTATGGGTTATTTACAGGAGCTTTTGGACTTCACTATGGTTTGGAGAGAATTGGTGCAATGGTAGTACCAACTTCTAGTGGAAACACTGAAAAACAAATCATGCTTATGAAGGATTTTGGTACAACATTATTGGTTAGTACACCATCCTATGCTCTACATATCATGGAGGTAGCTAAAAAAATGGGTATTGACCCAGTCAATGAGTTAGATGTTAAACTAGGACTTTTTGGTGGAGAAGGTTCCACAGAAGCTATGAGAGAACAGATCCAAAAAGGCTGGGGTATGTTTGCAACTGAAAATTATGGAATGAGTGAATTGATAGGACCTGGTGTTGCAGGAGAATGTGAAGCTTTGAAAGGATTACATATCAATGAAGACCATTTTATTCCAGAAATAATTGACCCAAGCACTGGTAAAGTATTACCACCAGGAGAAAAAGGCGAATTAGTAATAACGACTGTCTCAAAAGAAGCACTTCCACTAATTAGATATAGAACTAAGGATATCACAAGACTCATGTATGAAAAATGTGATTGTGGAAGAACTTTAGTAAGAATGGCTAAGATTGAAGGAAGAACAGATGATATGCTGATAATCAGAGGTGTCAACGTATTTCCTTCTCAGATAGAGGAAGTATTGCTGAATACAAAAGAAATTGGACCACATTATGAAATTATAGTTAATAGAAAAGGTTATTTGGATAAAATTGAAATAAATGTTGAATTAGAAGATACTAGTCTCTTGGATTCATATGGTAATCTTGACAAACTGCAGTTGACAATCAGACATAATCTAAAAACCGTTTTGGGAATAGATGCTAAGATAAATCTAGTAGAGCCTTATACTTTGAAGAGATTTGAAGGTAAAGCAAAAAGAGTTATAGATAATAGAAATTAG